A genomic stretch from Thermodesulfobacteriota bacterium includes:
- a CDS encoding flagellar protein FlaG: MDVNANLEVKAYGLPAIAPSEREERNKPEIRPVTEGQGAAGLALDDKVLKERPRRAGQAEAGGSTSAAEIQERVAMAQERLESLGSSLGFEVNEETGRVVIEITDRATGEVIRQIPSEDLVKLEAKLAELVGLLFDQHA; this comes from the coding sequence ATGGATGTCAACGCGAATCTGGAGGTCAAGGCCTACGGGCTGCCGGCAATTGCGCCTTCGGAGCGCGAGGAGCGCAACAAGCCGGAGATCAGACCCGTAACGGAGGGGCAAGGGGCAGCAGGATTGGCCCTGGACGACAAGGTCCTCAAGGAGCGGCCTCGCCGGGCCGGCCAGGCGGAGGCCGGTGGCTCGACGTCCGCTGCCGAGATCCAGGAGCGGGTGGCCATGGCCCAGGAGCGTCTGGAATCCCTGGGCAGCTCCCTGGGCTTCGAGGTCAACGAGGAGACCGGCCGAGTGGTGATCGAGATCACCGACCGGGCAACAGGCGAGGTGATCCGCCAGATCCCCAGCGAGGATCTGGTGAAGCTCGAAGCCAAGCTGGCCGAGCTGGTGGGCCTGCTCTTCGATCAGCACGCCTAG
- a CDS encoding universal stress protein — translation MNEHAAGAPASKQERRLLLAVDGSENAQRAVAYVADFFASLPAVRATLLTIVPIPAGDYFANDTERATWVGERQEEARQMLATHVRILTGAGWPPERVATQIEVLEVRSIADRILEEQQRGGFCTVVIGRRGISRQEEFIFGSTSNRILHMAKDCAVLVVE, via the coding sequence ATGAACGAGCATGCTGCCGGCGCGCCGGCCTCGAAACAGGAGCGCCGCCTGCTGCTGGCGGTGGATGGATCGGAGAACGCCCAGCGGGCGGTGGCCTATGTGGCCGATTTTTTCGCCAGTCTCCCAGCGGTGCGGGCGACGCTGCTCACCATCGTCCCCATCCCGGCCGGAGACTATTTTGCCAACGACACCGAGCGGGCCACCTGGGTGGGCGAGCGGCAGGAGGAGGCCCGGCAGATGCTGGCCACCCATGTCCGTATCCTCACCGGCGCCGGTTGGCCGCCGGAGCGGGTAGCCACCCAGATCGAGGTCTTGGAGGTGCGCTCCATCGCTGACCGCATCCTGGAGGAGCAGCAGCGGGGTGGGTTCTGCACGGTGGTTATCGGCCGGCGGGGCATTTCCCGCCAGGAGGAGTTCATCTTCGGCAGCACCTCGAACCGCATCCTCCATATGGCCAAGGACTGTGCCGTGCTGGTCGTGGAATGA
- a CDS encoding POTRA domain-containing protein, with the protein MPAPALVFRRPTSRLHPGVATALVLVMALLPSLTGRAQTVADPATALEPPLARPPLPAPRPQPPAPGIELPPVPLPMEGPQRLAGLPRVFLRQIRFEGNTALNDDELGQVALPYLGREITSEDLQDLRLAITQAYVDRGYLNSGAVIPDQEVTDHTIRIRIVEGRLAAITVTGSGRLRPEYIGERLALGAEPPFNIHTLQERFQLLDADPLIATLKGEVLPGIRPGEAELQVEVTPASPFELEIQAANNQAPSVGSERLATRGAFRNVTGWGDTLAATWGRTEGAGDLTAVYALPLSAQGTLIELRYAVTDAAIIEEPFAEIDIESELVSYGATLSHPVLSSLAQRLVLGLTVERRHSETFLLGRPFSFSPGVIDGESDVFALRFSQEYVRQASHEVLAARSVISLGVDAWGATDNPVHPDGQFLAWLGQFQWARLLGWGSQLIFRTDLQLAAAPLLPMEKFAVGGAGSVRGFRENLFVKDSGLAASLEWRIPILRLPLPLVETGVADGVVQLAPFFDWGASWAKDVAAPDREALSSFGVGLRWEASARVHAQLYLARPLRDFDYADRDLQDDGIHFALSWRLL; encoded by the coding sequence GTGCCTGCGCCAGCCTTGGTCTTTCGCCGGCCGACCAGCCGGCTCCATCCGGGTGTCGCCACGGCCCTGGTCCTGGTCATGGCCCTCCTGCCGAGCCTGACCGGCCGCGCCCAGACCGTTGCCGACCCGGCGACCGCCCTGGAGCCCCCCCTCGCCCGGCCGCCACTGCCAGCCCCTCGTCCCCAGCCGCCGGCGCCCGGGATCGAGCTGCCGCCCGTCCCGCTTCCCATGGAGGGACCGCAGCGGTTGGCGGGCCTCCCCCGGGTCTTCTTGCGCCAGATCCGCTTCGAGGGCAATACGGCGCTCAACGACGACGAGCTTGGCCAGGTGGCCTTGCCCTATCTCGGCCGGGAGATCACGAGCGAAGATCTGCAGGACCTGCGGCTGGCGATCACCCAGGCCTATGTCGACCGGGGCTATCTCAATTCCGGGGCGGTGATTCCGGATCAGGAGGTGACGGACCACACCATCCGCATCCGGATCGTCGAAGGCCGGCTTGCAGCCATCACCGTCACCGGCAGCGGCCGGCTGCGACCGGAATACATCGGGGAGCGGCTGGCCCTCGGGGCGGAGCCGCCGTTCAACATCCACACCCTCCAGGAGCGCTTCCAGCTCCTGGACGCCGATCCCCTGATCGCGACGCTCAAGGGTGAGGTGCTGCCAGGCATCCGGCCGGGGGAGGCGGAGCTGCAGGTGGAGGTGACCCCGGCCAGCCCCTTCGAGCTGGAGATCCAGGCGGCCAACAACCAGGCCCCCAGTGTGGGCAGCGAGCGCCTGGCGACCCGGGGAGCCTTCCGGAACGTCACCGGCTGGGGGGACACCCTGGCCGCCACCTGGGGCCGCACCGAGGGCGCCGGTGACCTGACCGCCGTCTATGCCCTGCCGCTGTCGGCCCAGGGCACTCTGATCGAGCTGCGCTATGCGGTCACCGACGCCGCGATCATCGAGGAGCCCTTTGCCGAGATCGACATCGAAAGCGAGCTGGTCTCCTATGGCGCCACCCTGAGCCACCCGGTGCTCAGCTCGCTCGCCCAGCGTCTGGTCCTGGGGCTCACCGTCGAGCGGCGCCACAGCGAGACCTTCCTTTTGGGCCGGCCCTTCTCCTTCTCGCCCGGGGTCATCGACGGCGAGTCCGATGTCTTCGCGCTGCGCTTCTCCCAGGAGTATGTCCGGCAGGCCAGCCATGAGGTGCTGGCCGCTCGCTCGGTGATCAGCCTGGGCGTGGATGCCTGGGGGGCCACCGACAACCCCGTGCATCCGGACGGCCAGTTTCTGGCCTGGCTGGGGCAGTTCCAGTGGGCCCGTCTCCTGGGCTGGGGGAGCCAGCTCATCTTCCGTACCGATCTCCAGCTGGCCGCCGCGCCTCTCCTGCCCATGGAGAAGTTTGCGGTGGGCGGCGCCGGCAGCGTCCGGGGCTTCCGGGAGAACCTCTTCGTCAAGGATTCCGGGCTGGCCGCTTCCCTGGAGTGGCGGATCCCGATCCTCCGCCTGCCCCTGCCCCTGGTCGAAACCGGTGTGGCGGATGGTGTTGTCCAGCTGGCCCCCTTCTTCGACTGGGGGGCCTCCTGGGCCAAGGACGTGGCGGCCCCGGACCGGGAGGCCCTGTCCAGCTTCGGGGTTGGCCTGCGCTGGGAGGCCAGCGCCCGGGTCCACGCCCAGCTCTACCTGGCCAGGCCGCTCCGGGACTTCGACTACGCCGACCGGGACCTCCAGGACGACGGCATCCACTTTGCCCTTTCCTGGCGCCTGCTTTGA
- a CDS encoding SUMF1/EgtB/PvdO family nonheme iron enzyme yields the protein GDEDLDTGEAMPPDDVEALAEAVEIDEVEELEEADEAEIVQGIEPLPGDEDLDTGKPMPAGDLEDLAEAVDFDEVEELEEADEAEVVQGIEPLPGDQGLDTGEAMPAADLEDLAEAVDFDEVEELEEVDESQVTAEAGEALAGAAQEVGPDRQVGTGVDLEDVPRAGGAPAPPTATDASPLEILSEYLEPPDALALRTGLLDERQEDYVAQILERFTPRFVHIPAGTYTVGNPHPRANESGLRQVTLPSFHLGQYPVTNDLFELFVRDTGYETEAERAGFGLVHTARVWQGKDERGRAVVSLSRTAAARRVAGACWRHPQGPGSSLANRHNHPVTQVSRQDAMAFAAWAGKRLPSEEEWEAAARGPDGRLFPWGDLWVERLGNFELSRQGGTTAVSRFGPQAASPFAICDLLGNVWEWTSSPWGGEEGGSRPGRRFLLKGGCWTSSQVVTIGLRLTEREDVWSDIYGFRCAV from the coding sequence CCGGGGATGAGGACCTCGATACCGGCGAGGCCATGCCTCCGGATGATGTCGAAGCCCTGGCAGAGGCCGTCGAGATCGACGAGGTCGAAGAGCTGGAGGAAGCCGACGAAGCGGAGATCGTCCAGGGGATCGAACCCCTGCCCGGGGACGAGGACCTCGATACCGGCAAGCCTATGCCGGCCGGTGATCTCGAAGACCTGGCAGAGGCCGTCGACTTCGACGAGGTCGAAGAGCTGGAGGAGGCCGACGAGGCGGAGGTCGTCCAGGGGATCGAGCCCCTGCCCGGGGACCAGGGCCTCGATACCGGCGAGGCCATGCCGGCCGCTGATCTCGAAGACCTGGCAGAGGCCGTCGACTTCGACGAGGTCGAAGAGCTGGAGGAGGTGGACGAATCCCAGGTCACCGCCGAGGCCGGGGAGGCATTGGCTGGTGCGGCCCAGGAGGTCGGCCCGGACCGCCAGGTGGGCACCGGAGTCGACCTGGAGGATGTCCCACGGGCAGGGGGGGCTCCGGCGCCCCCCACCGCCACCGACGCCTCGCCCCTGGAGATTCTGTCAGAATACCTGGAGCCCCCCGATGCCCTGGCCCTGCGCACCGGTCTCCTGGACGAGCGGCAAGAGGACTACGTGGCCCAGATCCTGGAGCGGTTCACCCCCCGCTTCGTCCATATCCCAGCGGGGACCTATACCGTGGGCAATCCCCATCCCCGGGCCAACGAATCCGGCCTGCGGCAGGTCACCCTCCCCTCCTTCCACCTCGGCCAGTACCCGGTGACCAACGACCTCTTTGAGCTGTTCGTCCGGGACACCGGGTACGAGACAGAGGCGGAGCGGGCCGGCTTCGGTCTGGTCCATACCGCCCGGGTGTGGCAGGGCAAGGACGAGCGCGGCCGGGCCGTTGTCAGCCTGAGCCGGACGGCCGCCGCCCGGCGGGTGGCCGGCGCCTGCTGGCGGCATCCCCAGGGACCGGGCAGCAGCCTGGCCAACCGGCACAACCATCCCGTGACCCAGGTCAGCCGACAGGATGCCATGGCCTTTGCTGCCTGGGCTGGAAAGCGCCTGCCCAGCGAGGAGGAGTGGGAGGCCGCCGCCCGGGGCCCGGACGGCCGTCTCTTTCCCTGGGGCGATCTGTGGGTGGAGCGCCTGGGCAACTTCGAGCTCAGCCGGCAAGGTGGCACCACGGCGGTCAGCCGCTTCGGTCCCCAGGCAGCCAGCCCCTTCGCCATCTGCGACCTTCTGGGCAATGTCTGGGAGTGGACCAGCAGCCCCTGGGGTGGCGAGGAGGGTGGCAGCCGGCCAGGCCGGCGCTTTCTCCTCAAAGGCGGCTGCTGGACCAGCAGCCAAGTGGTGACAATCGGCCTGCGGCTCACGGAGCGGGAGGATGTCTGGAGCGATATCTACGGCTTCCGCTGCGCGGTCTAG
- a CDS encoding PAS domain-containing protein has protein sequence MRDKVTLMPPSPLEQKSSLASRILDAIPLSIFLVDEDVRILGLNAAAQQTLGLAPAEVLQRRGGEALHCLHSLETPAGCGGSPACRTCVIRLAVRDGLEGGTVIRRRAKLQRVSGDGRVNIELLVTVNPFPDPEQRLAILVLEDITELSLLQDLIPICCHCKRVRNDSQFWQSVDHYLSDHLGLDFTHGICPDCARSLYPELFPDPEPPAGQSPPAAPVPEQS, from the coding sequence ATGCGAGACAAGGTCACGTTGATGCCGCCGTCCCCCCTGGAGCAGAAGTCCTCCCTTGCGAGTCGCATCCTGGATGCCATCCCCCTGTCCATCTTTCTGGTGGACGAGGATGTCCGCATCCTGGGCCTCAATGCTGCGGCCCAACAGACCCTGGGCCTGGCGCCGGCCGAGGTGCTGCAGCGCCGGGGCGGCGAGGCGCTGCACTGCCTGCACAGCCTGGAAACCCCCGCCGGCTGCGGCGGCTCCCCCGCCTGCCGCACCTGCGTCATCCGTCTTGCGGTGCGCGATGGTCTTGAAGGGGGCACGGTCATTCGGCGCCGCGCCAAGCTGCAACGGGTGAGCGGGGATGGCCGGGTCAATATCGAGCTCCTGGTCACGGTCAATCCCTTCCCGGATCCGGAGCAGAGGCTCGCCATCCTGGTCCTGGAGGACATCACCGAGCTGAGCCTGCTCCAGGATCTCATCCCCATCTGCTGCCACTGCAAAAGGGTGCGCAACGACAGCCAGTTCTGGCAGAGTGTGGACCACTATTTGAGCGACCACCTGGGCCTCGACTTCACCCACGGCATCTGCCCGGACTGCGCCCGCAGCCTTTATCCCGAGCTCTTCCCCGATCCGGAGCCGCCGGCCGGCCAGAGCCCCCCCGCCGCTCCGGTCCCCGAGCAGTCTTGA
- the sat gene encoding sulfate adenylyltransferase, whose amino-acid sequence MSKLVPPHGGKGLTCCLLKGHDLEAAREKAEKLKKIKISARENGDLIMMGIGGFSPLTGFMTRADWKSVCENFTLSDGTFWPVPVTLSCDKADADGITTGDQITLVNDSGENMAIMTVTEKYQVTEADKRFECEKVYKGNGEESADGKFWEIAPKDHPGVKMVLAQKEFNLAGPVQVLSEGDFPQRFPGVYMTPSEARAKFDERGWSTVAALQLRNPMHRSHEFLAKIAVEVCDGVFIHSLVGNLKPGDIPAEVRIKCIDVLIDKYFVKENIVQGGYPLDMRYAGPREALLHATFRQNYGVNRLIVGRDHAGVGDFYTLFEAQEIFDRIPKPEGAGKALLCQPLKIDWTFYCFKCDGMASLRTCPHGKEDRVVLSGTKLRKALSEGAEVPDHFGRDEVLVILREYYEGLTEKVEIKMQSHAAASAMK is encoded by the coding sequence ATGTCGAAGCTAGTCCCCCCCCATGGAGGAAAGGGCCTGACCTGCTGCCTGCTCAAGGGCCACGATCTGGAAGCCGCTCGCGAGAAGGCCGAGAAGCTGAAGAAGATCAAGATCAGCGCCCGGGAGAACGGCGATCTGATCATGATGGGTATCGGCGGCTTCAGCCCCCTCACCGGCTTCATGACCCGGGCCGACTGGAAGAGCGTCTGCGAGAACTTCACCCTGTCCGACGGCACCTTCTGGCCGGTGCCGGTGACCCTGTCCTGTGACAAGGCCGATGCCGACGGCATCACCACCGGTGACCAGATCACCCTGGTGAACGACTCGGGCGAGAACATGGCCATCATGACGGTCACCGAGAAGTACCAGGTGACCGAGGCCGACAAGCGCTTCGAGTGCGAGAAGGTCTACAAGGGCAACGGCGAGGAAAGCGCCGACGGCAAGTTCTGGGAGATTGCCCCCAAGGATCATCCGGGCGTCAAGATGGTGCTGGCCCAGAAGGAGTTCAACCTGGCCGGCCCGGTGCAGGTGCTGTCCGAGGGCGACTTCCCGCAGCGCTTCCCGGGCGTCTATATGACCCCGTCCGAGGCCCGGGCCAAGTTCGACGAGCGCGGCTGGTCCACCGTCGCCGCCCTGCAGCTCCGGAATCCCATGCACCGCTCCCACGAGTTCCTGGCCAAGATCGCGGTCGAGGTGTGCGACGGCGTCTTCATCCACTCCCTGGTGGGCAACCTCAAGCCCGGTGACATCCCGGCCGAGGTGCGGATCAAGTGCATCGACGTTCTCATCGACAAGTACTTCGTGAAGGAGAACATCGTCCAGGGCGGCTATCCTCTGGATATGCGCTATGCCGGCCCCCGGGAGGCCCTGCTCCATGCCACCTTCCGCCAGAACTACGGCGTCAACCGGCTGATCGTCGGCCGTGACCATGCCGGCGTCGGCGACTTCTACACCCTGTTCGAGGCCCAGGAGATCTTTGACCGCATCCCGAAGCCGGAAGGCGCCGGCAAGGCCCTGCTGTGCCAGCCCCTGAAGATCGACTGGACCTTCTACTGCTTCAAGTGCGACGGTATGGCCTCCCTGCGCACCTGCCCCCACGGCAAGGAGGACCGGGTGGTCCTGTCCGGCACCAAGCTCCGCAAGGCCCTGTCCGAGGGCGCCGAGGTGCCGGATCACTTCGGCCGCGACGAGGTCCTGGTCATCCTGCGGGAGTACTACGAAGGTCTCACCGAGAAGGTGGAGATCAAGATGCAGTCCCACGCCGCCGCCAGCGCCATGAAGTAA
- the aroB gene encoding 3-dehydroquinate synthase, with product MGQEIQVGLGRRSYPIVIQAGMLAAVGRDLAGRAIAKRYLVVADDQVARLHGASLLASLASGGLTADLLTFPAGEASKSLATVGQLASQLAQRGTDRRDGLIALGGGVTGDITGFLAAVYMRGIPFVQVPTTLLAQVDSSVGGKTGVDIPEGKNLVGAFYQPRAVYIDTRVLATLPAAELLNGLAEVVKYGVIRDAALFASLEEQQAAILARDLPVLERVIARCCQIKAEVVAADETEADLRRILNFGHTIGHAVEASSGYALAHGLAVAMGMAAAADIAVAKGMLASAERDRLERLLAGFGLPVRLPAGLDRQAVQGFLRTDKKAVAGRPFFVLPRAIGEVEITGAVDEALVAAVLAGRAG from the coding sequence ATGGGGCAGGAGATCCAAGTAGGTCTGGGCAGGCGCAGCTATCCCATTGTCATCCAGGCCGGGATGCTGGCCGCGGTGGGCAGAGACCTTGCCGGCCGCGCCATCGCCAAGCGCTATCTGGTGGTGGCGGACGACCAAGTTGCCCGCCTGCACGGGGCATCCCTTCTCGCCTCCCTGGCCAGTGGCGGCCTGACCGCTGACTTGCTCACCTTCCCGGCCGGGGAGGCGAGCAAGAGCCTGGCCACGGTGGGGCAGCTGGCCAGCCAGCTGGCCCAGCGGGGAACCGATCGCCGGGACGGGCTCATCGCCCTGGGCGGCGGCGTGACCGGTGACATCACCGGCTTTCTCGCAGCGGTCTACATGCGAGGCATCCCCTTCGTGCAGGTGCCCACCACCCTCCTGGCTCAGGTGGACAGCTCGGTGGGGGGCAAGACCGGCGTCGACATCCCGGAGGGCAAGAACCTGGTGGGCGCCTTCTACCAGCCGCGGGCGGTCTACATCGACACCCGGGTTCTGGCGACCTTGCCGGCAGCGGAGCTGCTCAACGGCCTCGCCGAGGTGGTGAAGTACGGGGTGATCCGGGATGCCGCTCTGTTCGCGTCCCTGGAGGAGCAGCAGGCGGCGATCCTGGCCCGGGACCTCCCGGTGCTGGAGCGGGTGATCGCCCGCTGCTGCCAGATCAAGGCCGAGGTGGTGGCCGCCGACGAGACCGAGGCGGATCTGCGGCGGATCCTCAACTTCGGTCACACCATCGGCCATGCCGTGGAGGCATCCTCCGGCTACGCCCTGGCCCACGGGCTGGCGGTGGCCATGGGCATGGCGGCAGCGGCCGACATCGCGGTGGCCAAAGGCATGCTGGCTTCCGCCGAGCGGGACCGCCTGGAGCGGCTGCTTGCGGGCTTCGGGCTGCCGGTGCGGCTGCCGGCTGGCCTGGACCGGCAGGCGGTGCAAGGCTTCCTCAGGACGGACAAGAAGGCGGTGGCCGGCCGGCCTTTCTTCGTTCTGCCCCGGGCCATCGGCGAGGTGGAGATCACCGGCGCCGTGGACGAGGCCCTGGTGGCGGCGGTGCTGGCCGGTCGGGCCGGCTAG
- a CDS encoding GDP-mannose 4,6-dehydratase, translating into MDLAGRKVLVTGADGFIGSHLTELLLQEGCQVRALCQYNSFGSWGWLEGLDLPPAAEVVAGDVRDPHFCRWLAREMEVIFHLAALIAIPYSYQAPASYLATNVQGTLNICQAALDGRCQRLIQTSTSEVYGTARYVPMDEGHPLQAQSPYAASKIGADAVAVSFHRAFGLPVTVARPFNTYGPRQSARAVIPTIISQIAAGQERIRLGDLTPTRDLNYVEDTCRGLMALAACDAAVGETVNVGSGQEIAVGELAALIARLMGQTVSIEADPQRLRPPGSEVFRLCCDNRRLRQLTGFAHQISLDEGLLRTIAWFRNPAHLSRYKADLYNV; encoded by the coding sequence ATGGATCTTGCCGGCAGAAAGGTCCTCGTCACCGGCGCCGATGGCTTCATCGGCTCCCATCTCACGGAACTGCTGCTGCAAGAGGGCTGCCAGGTGCGGGCCCTGTGCCAGTACAACTCCTTCGGCTCCTGGGGTTGGCTGGAGGGCCTGGACTTGCCGCCCGCAGCAGAGGTGGTGGCAGGGGATGTCCGGGATCCCCACTTCTGCCGCTGGCTGGCCCGGGAGATGGAGGTGATCTTCCATCTGGCGGCCCTTATCGCCATCCCGTATTCCTACCAGGCGCCGGCCAGCTACCTGGCCACCAATGTCCAGGGCACCCTCAACATCTGCCAGGCGGCGCTCGACGGCCGCTGCCAGCGGCTGATCCAGACCTCCACCTCGGAGGTTTATGGCACTGCCCGCTATGTGCCCATGGATGAAGGCCATCCCCTCCAGGCCCAATCCCCGTATGCCGCCTCCAAGATCGGCGCCGACGCCGTGGCGGTCTCCTTCCACCGGGCCTTCGGGCTGCCGGTGACTGTAGCCCGGCCTTTCAACACCTATGGCCCGCGCCAGTCCGCCCGGGCGGTGATTCCCACCATCATCAGCCAGATCGCGGCAGGCCAGGAGCGGATCCGGCTGGGCGATCTCACCCCCACCCGGGATCTCAACTACGTGGAGGACACCTGCCGGGGACTCATGGCCCTGGCCGCCTGCGACGCCGCGGTCGGCGAGACCGTCAACGTTGGCTCCGGACAGGAGATCGCCGTGGGGGAGCTGGCGGCCCTCATTGCCCGGCTCATGGGCCAGACGGTCAGCATCGAGGCCGACCCGCAGCGGCTGCGGCCGCCAGGCTCCGAGGTCTTCCGCCTCTGCTGCGACAACCGCCGCTTGCGGCAGCTGACCGGCTTTGCCCACCAGATCAGCCTGGACGAGGGCCTGCTGCGAACCATCGCCTGGTTCCGGAATCCCGCCCATCTGAGCCGCTACAAGGCCGACCTTTACAATGTTTGA
- a CDS encoding DUF928 domain-containing protein translates to MPPRRPRPLSWLLALLLVAVALPFWAGAEAPAAGSGTIVYQPPRRGAPRARIGGATRGSHGSQPVVAVLAPDHVGLTSQDQPDLFWYISQPVTQPVELAIIDPERPAPLLEERLDGVPRAGIQRWRLAGHSLRLAPGKEYQWSVAMVLDPAHRSQDLVAGGMIERLPPDPTAAPPPAPTALAAVAYAQEGVWYDALTCLANLADRLPDDPAPRLLRAELLDQIGLPELATLERTAAADASGAAGHRTP, encoded by the coding sequence ATGCCGCCCCGGCGACCGAGACCCCTGAGCTGGCTCCTGGCGCTGCTCCTGGTTGCGGTGGCGCTGCCTTTCTGGGCCGGGGCCGAGGCACCAGCCGCCGGCAGCGGCACGATCGTGTACCAGCCTCCCCGCCGGGGCGCGCCCCGGGCCAGGATCGGTGGCGCCACCCGCGGCAGCCATGGCAGCCAGCCGGTCGTGGCGGTGCTGGCCCCGGACCATGTGGGTCTGACCAGCCAGGACCAGCCGGACCTGTTCTGGTATATCTCCCAGCCGGTGACCCAGCCGGTGGAGCTGGCCATCATCGATCCGGAGCGCCCGGCGCCGCTTCTGGAGGAACGTCTGGATGGCGTGCCCCGGGCAGGCATCCAGCGGTGGCGACTGGCTGGCCACAGCCTGCGCCTCGCCCCTGGCAAGGAATACCAGTGGTCAGTGGCCATGGTCCTCGATCCGGCGCACCGCTCGCAGGATCTGGTGGCCGGCGGCATGATCGAACGCTTGCCGCCAGACCCGACAGCGGCTCCGCCGCCGGCCCCCACCGCCCTGGCAGCCGTGGCCTATGCTCAGGAGGGGGTGTGGTACGATGCCCTGACCTGCCTGGCGAATCTGGCGGACCGCCTACCGGACGATCCTGCACCCCGGCTGCTGCGCGCCGAGCTCCTGGACCAGATCGGCCTGCCCGAGCTGGCGACCCTGGAACGGACCGCTGCCGCTGACGCCAGCGGCGCCGCTGGGCACCGGACCCCTTGA
- a CDS encoding LegC family aminotransferase produces MFESVIALIRDLYPAQTTIPLHEPRFQGREREYVLAAIDSTFVSSVGAFVDRLEAEVVRYTGTAQAVATVNGTAALHIALLLAGVQPGDEVITQPLTFVATANAIAYCGATPVFVDVDRRCAGLSPEALAAFLDQETRRQDGVLLNRSSGRRIAACLPVHTFGLPAAIERLVATCAEHGLPVVEDAAEALGSTWQGRHCGTFGLLGIYSLNGNKTITAGGGGIIVTSDPVLARQAKHLTTTAKRLHPYLYDHDALGYNYRMPNLNAALACAQLEQLEAFVAAKRTVAARYQAFFATSGLTFLEEPAGGRANCWLNSILLPDRAARDLFLAETHRAGILTRPAWRLLNELPMYRSCRHDGLANARWLADRLVNLPSSVPAGARP; encoded by the coding sequence ATGTTTGAATCGGTCATCGCCCTCATCCGGGATCTCTATCCGGCCCAGACCACCATCCCTCTCCACGAGCCTCGCTTCCAGGGCCGGGAACGGGAATATGTCCTGGCGGCCATCGACTCCACCTTCGTCTCCTCGGTGGGGGCCTTCGTGGACCGCCTGGAGGCCGAGGTGGTACGGTACACCGGTACGGCGCAGGCAGTGGCCACCGTAAACGGCACCGCGGCCCTCCATATCGCCCTGCTCCTGGCCGGGGTCCAGCCGGGGGACGAGGTCATCACCCAGCCCCTGACCTTTGTCGCGACCGCCAACGCCATCGCTTACTGCGGAGCGACCCCGGTGTTCGTCGACGTGGATCGCCGCTGCGCCGGCCTCTCCCCGGAGGCCCTGGCCGCCTTCCTGGACCAGGAGACCAGACGCCAGGACGGGGTGCTCTTGAACCGGTCGAGCGGCCGGCGTATCGCCGCTTGCCTGCCCGTGCACACCTTCGGCCTGCCCGCGGCCATCGAGCGGCTGGTGGCGACTTGCGCCGAGCACGGCCTGCCGGTGGTGGAGGACGCCGCCGAGGCCCTGGGCAGCACCTGGCAGGGCCGCCATTGCGGCACCTTCGGACTCCTGGGCATCTACAGCCTCAACGGCAACAAGACCATCACCGCCGGTGGCGGCGGCATCATCGTCACCAGCGACCCGGTCTTGGCCCGCCAGGCCAAGCACCTGACCACCACCGCCAAGCGCCTCCACCCGTATCTGTATGACCATGATGCCCTGGGCTACAACTACCGGATGCCGAACCTGAACGCCGCCCTGGCCTGCGCCCAACTGGAGCAGCTGGAAGCGTTTGTGGCCGCAAAGCGGACAGTCGCGGCCCGCTACCAGGCCTTCTTCGCCACCAGCGGCCTGACCTTCCTGGAAGAGCCGGCCGGCGGCCGCGCCAACTGCTGGCTCAACAGCATCCTTCTGCCGGACCGGGCGGCCCGGGACCTCTTCCTGGCCGAGACCCACCGCGCCGGCATCCTCACCCGCCCAGCCTGGCGGCTGCTCAATGAGCTGCCCATGTACCGGAGCTGCCGCCACGACGGCCTGGCCAACGCCCGCTGGCTGGCGGACCGTCTGGTCAACCTGCCCAGCAGCGTGCCCGCCGGAGCAAGGCCATGA
- a CDS encoding NeuD/PglB/VioB family sugar acetyltransferase: MTSPPEPIVLLGGGGHCHACIDVVEAEGRFTIAGILDPALTPGAQVLGYPVLGDDAEIPGLRDRQLAFLITIGQIRSAQRRAALFAELSRLGGRLPVIVSPRAHLSRHATVADGTILLHGAVVNAGAAIGANAIINSLALVEHDALVGSHCHIATGAIVNGGAVVEDGCLVGSGAVIREGVHIGAGSLVGAGVTVLRNLPAGSLVRAPPAPGG; encoded by the coding sequence ATGACGAGCCCACCAGAGCCCATCGTGCTCCTGGGCGGCGGCGGTCACTGCCACGCCTGCATCGACGTGGTCGAGGCGGAAGGCCGCTTCACCATCGCCGGCATCCTCGATCCGGCCCTCACCCCGGGCGCCCAGGTTCTGGGCTACCCGGTGCTGGGCGACGACGCCGAGATCCCTGGCCTCCGGGACCGGCAGCTGGCCTTCCTCATCACCATTGGCCAGATCCGGAGCGCCCAGCGCCGGGCCGCTCTCTTTGCCGAGCTCTCCCGTCTGGGCGGCCGGCTGCCGGTGATCGTTTCGCCCCGGGCCCATCTGTCCCGCCACGCTACGGTGGCGGACGGCACCATCCTCCTGCACGGCGCGGTGGTCAACGCCGGCGCGGCCATCGGCGCCAACGCCATCATCAACAGCCTGGCCCTGGTGGAGCACGACGCCCTTGTTGGCAGCCACTGCCATATCGCCACCGGCGCCATCGTCAACGGCGGCGCGGTGGTGGAGGATGGCTGCTTGGTCGGCAGCGGTGCCGTGATCCGGGAAGGGGTGCACATCGGCGCCGGCTCCCTGGTCGGGGCCGGGGTGACGGTCCTCAGGAATCTGCCGGCCGGCAGCCTGGTCCGGGCGCCGCCTGCCCCGGGTGGCTGA